A window from Listeria seeligeri serovar 1/2b str. SLCC3954 encodes these proteins:
- a CDS encoding Asp23/Gls24 family envelope stress response protein, whose product MAYTKDLRKQNDAPLGKIEIAPEVIGVIAGLAASEIENVAYMQGGFATEMREKFSGAVNYRKGVKVELTEEGILIELYCSVLFGATIPLVAQNIQDAVRDTIYNMTGLNVLEINVHIVGVQFEKTETLSFDDF is encoded by the coding sequence ATGGCTTACACAAAAGATTTACGTAAACAAAATGATGCACCGCTTGGTAAAATCGAGATAGCACCTGAAGTGATTGGCGTAATAGCTGGACTTGCTGCAAGTGAAATCGAAAATGTAGCCTATATGCAAGGTGGCTTTGCGACTGAAATGCGTGAAAAATTCAGTGGTGCTGTTAATTACCGAAAAGGCGTAAAAGTCGAATTAACCGAAGAAGGTATTTTAATCGAACTTTATTGTTCTGTCTTATTTGGTGCGACAATTCCACTTGTTGCTCAAAATATTCAAGATGCAGTTAGAGATACGATTTATAATATGACTGGACTAAATGTACTTGAAATTAATGTGCATATCGTTGGAGTCCAATTTGAAAAAACAGAAACACTTTCCTTCGATGATTTTTAA
- the nusB gene encoding transcription antitermination factor NusB produces MKRREAREKALQALFQIELNEMSLDQAIKNIMEDEQDDYMEKLVEGVMANKAEIDAIIEPNLDNWRMDRLSKVDLSLLRLSVYEINYLSDVPNRVSLNESIEIAKIYSDEKSSKFINGVLANIAPEDK; encoded by the coding sequence ATGAAAAGAAGAGAAGCGCGCGAGAAAGCACTTCAAGCATTATTCCAAATTGAACTAAATGAAATGTCACTTGATCAAGCAATCAAAAACATCATGGAAGATGAACAAGACGACTATATGGAAAAACTAGTAGAAGGTGTCATGGCGAATAAAGCTGAAATTGATGCTATTATTGAGCCAAACCTAGACAACTGGCGTATGGATCGTTTGAGCAAAGTGGATTTATCTTTGCTTCGACTTAGCGTATACGAAATTAATTACTTGAGCGATGTGCCAAATCGAGTTAGTTTAAACGAATCCATCGAAATTGCAAAAATTTACAGCGATGAAAAATCAAGTAAATTTATTAACGGCGTACTTGCCAATATTGCACCCGAAGATAAATAA
- the folD gene encoding bifunctional methylenetetrahydrofolate dehydrogenase/methenyltetrahydrofolate cyclohydrolase FolD — MGQIIDGKKLAKEIQGKVTTEVAELAKNGKKPGLAVVLVGDNQASRTYVRNKQKRTEEAGMKSVLMELPETVSEEKLLEVVEELNTDETIHGILVQLPLPKHISEEKVIDTISYDKDVDGFHPVNVGNLFIGKDSFVPCTPAGIIELIKSTGTQIEGKRAVVIGRSNIVGKPVAQLLLNENATVTIAHSRTKDLPEVAKEADILVVATGLAKFVKKDYIKPGAVVIDVGMDRDENNKLCGDVDFDDVVDVAGFITPVPGGVGPMTITMLLANTLKAAKRIWKMN, encoded by the coding sequence ATGGGACAAATTATTGACGGTAAAAAATTAGCAAAAGAAATTCAAGGAAAAGTAACAACAGAGGTAGCTGAACTTGCAAAAAATGGCAAAAAACCAGGACTTGCGGTTGTGCTCGTAGGCGATAACCAAGCATCTCGTACATATGTAAGAAATAAACAAAAACGCACAGAAGAAGCAGGAATGAAGTCTGTTTTAATGGAACTTCCTGAAACAGTTTCAGAAGAAAAATTGCTTGAAGTAGTGGAAGAATTAAATACGGATGAAACAATCCATGGTATTTTAGTACAACTCCCGTTACCAAAACATATTTCAGAAGAAAAAGTAATTGATACTATTAGCTATGACAAAGACGTTGACGGTTTCCACCCTGTAAATGTAGGCAATCTTTTTATAGGAAAAGATTCATTCGTACCATGCACTCCAGCGGGAATTATCGAATTAATCAAATCAACCGGCACTCAAATAGAAGGTAAACGCGCAGTTGTAATCGGCAGAAGTAATATTGTTGGTAAACCAGTAGCGCAATTATTATTAAACGAAAATGCAACTGTAACAATCGCTCACAGCCGTACGAAAGATTTACCAGAAGTAGCAAAAGAAGCAGATATTCTTGTTGTTGCGACAGGACTTGCTAAATTTGTTAAGAAAGACTACATTAAGCCAGGTGCAGTTGTTATAGATGTTGGAATGGACCGTGATGAAAATAACAAATTATGTGGCGATGTTGATTTTGACGATGTAGTAGATGTAGCAGGTTTCATTACACCAGTTCCAGGTGGAGTTGGCCCGATGACAATTACGATGTTACTAGCAAACACACTAAAAGCAGCAAAACGAATTTGGAAAATGAATTGA
- the xseA gene encoding exodeoxyribonuclease VII large subunit, whose translation MEQDKYLTVAAITKYIEKKFEVDPYMKQVFVRGEISNLKQPASGHLYFTVKDEFAMLRSVMFQKAVQKIGFVPEDGMNVLITGRIGVFTKAGRYQFYAEHMEPDGVGALYIQLEQLKSQLEKEGLFAEAHKKVLPSFPSKVAVVTSKTGAAVRDILTTIHRRMPSVEVIVYPTVVQGDKAAQKIVENIGRINQRNDIDVMIIGRGGGSLEELWAFNEEPVVRAVYDSDVPVISAVGHETDFALSDFSSDIRAATPTAAAELAVPDYRDLEERLAERKYRLLAGTRQLLERKERTLEQLKQHLILNGPKHQLEQQIERTDYFSERLNSAFAKQLFLKQTTFNRLNDRLNYYHPKKEIELQKEQLLLRKSALDKAMKQQLKDKQLSFIRQVEALEHLSPLSLLKRGFGVTYKENKLVKSVNQLAVGDNIQVKMQGGQIDALITAKEEDTSGN comes from the coding sequence ATGGAACAAGATAAATATTTGACGGTAGCAGCAATCACTAAATACATTGAAAAAAAATTCGAGGTAGATCCGTATATGAAGCAAGTTTTTGTACGCGGAGAAATTTCTAATTTAAAACAACCGGCAAGTGGGCATCTTTACTTTACTGTGAAAGATGAATTTGCGATGCTTCGTTCTGTCATGTTTCAAAAAGCAGTTCAAAAGATTGGTTTTGTTCCTGAAGATGGTATGAATGTGCTCATTACAGGACGAATTGGTGTTTTCACAAAAGCTGGACGTTATCAATTTTATGCAGAACATATGGAACCAGATGGTGTTGGAGCGCTTTATATTCAATTAGAACAACTAAAATCACAATTAGAAAAGGAAGGACTTTTTGCGGAAGCGCATAAAAAAGTGCTTCCTTCTTTCCCGTCCAAAGTAGCTGTTGTCACTTCCAAAACAGGAGCAGCTGTCCGAGATATTTTGACAACAATTCATCGTAGAATGCCTTCTGTAGAGGTAATTGTTTACCCAACAGTAGTTCAAGGTGATAAAGCGGCTCAAAAAATCGTTGAGAATATCGGTCGCATTAACCAACGAAATGATATTGATGTAATGATTATCGGTCGTGGCGGTGGTTCACTAGAAGAACTGTGGGCATTTAATGAGGAACCAGTAGTACGAGCTGTGTATGATTCAGATGTTCCTGTCATTTCGGCAGTTGGTCACGAAACTGATTTTGCGTTAAGTGATTTTTCTTCTGATATCCGTGCCGCCACTCCTACAGCCGCAGCCGAATTAGCGGTACCTGATTATCGTGATTTGGAAGAACGGTTGGCTGAGCGGAAATATCGCTTACTTGCTGGAACCCGGCAATTACTAGAAAGAAAAGAACGTACACTTGAACAATTGAAGCAACATTTAATTTTAAATGGTCCCAAACACCAATTAGAGCAACAAATCGAACGAACAGATTATTTTTCCGAACGATTAAATAGCGCTTTTGCTAAACAACTTTTTTTAAAACAAACAACTTTTAATCGATTAAATGATCGACTCAATTATTACCATCCAAAAAAAGAAATCGAGCTCCAAAAAGAACAGCTATTACTTCGAAAAAGCGCCTTAGATAAAGCCATGAAACAACAATTAAAAGATAAACAACTGTCATTTATTAGACAAGTCGAAGCTTTAGAACATTTAAGCCCTCTTTCTTTATTGAAGCGAGGATTTGGTGTAACTTATAAAGAAAATAAATTAGTTAAATCAGTTAATCAATTAGCTGTTGGTGATAATATTCAAGTGAAGATGCAAGGCGGACAGATAGATGCGTTAATTACCGCGAAGGAGGAAGATACAAGTGGCAACTAA
- a CDS encoding exodeoxyribonuclease VII small subunit, with product MATKKKTFEEAIAELETIVEALENGSASLEDSLDMYQKGIELTKLCQDKLQTAEKRMAKVVTDAGEEIPFEADGE from the coding sequence GTGGCAACTAAAAAGAAAACCTTTGAAGAAGCAATTGCAGAATTAGAAACGATTGTAGAGGCACTAGAGAACGGTAGCGCTTCTCTTGAAGATTCCCTTGACATGTATCAAAAAGGAATCGAATTAACAAAACTATGCCAAGATAAGCTACAAACAGCGGAAAAACGCATGGCAAAAGTAGTCACAGATGCAGGAGAAGAAATTCCTTTTGAAGCGGATGGTGAATAA